In Juglans microcarpa x Juglans regia isolate MS1-56 chromosome 8D, Jm3101_v1.0, whole genome shotgun sequence, the following are encoded in one genomic region:
- the LOC121241822 gene encoding transcription factor SPATULA-like isoform X4 gives MRTTNVAPGYSSSFPLADMYEAAPSSVTGGAPVSEEMYVSTFLDQFLHHSSFSSSKTKYGHLHHLPILPQPPEATSASGVFFSGENCRGCIRSANRDESESESRVRDRNSGAAVDSSYGVNISNPGGYFIADAKVSDEKTFSSAGVVDSNAKERRVSFENYLGELSCDSEKVAGGSEVKAKPVPLRSSSKRSRAAEVHNLSEKRRRSKINEKMKALQNLIPNSNKTDKASMLDEAIDYLKQLQLQMLSMRNGLSLHTMCLPGVQQPAQLPRTGISFGEGNGYLNSSSGMGTFPGNEESWRQPVYNLGNRCTLPSQPYVISSGTNATTLETSLGFEESSQAHCETLNLSYSKEIDDDGTLQLESDTSEIEKISASNMS, from the exons ATGCGGACAACAAACGTAGCCCCCGGttattcttcttcctttcccCTGGCTGATATGTACGAAGCAGCCCCATCTTCGGTCACGGGTGGCGCACCGGTGTCCGAAGAAATGTACGTGTCTACCTTTCTCGACCAGTTCTTGCACCACAGCTCGTTCTCTTCTTCGAAGACCAAGTACGGGCATTTACACCATTTACCGATACTACCACAACCACCGGAGGCGACGTCGGCCTCCGGAGTATTTTTCTCCGGGGAGAATTGTCGGGGGTGCATCCGATCGGCTAACCGGGACGAGTCGGAGTCGGAGAGCCGAGTCCGAGACCGAAACTCGGGTGCCGCTGTTGATTCTTCGTACGGCGTCAATATCTCCAATCCCGGCGGTTATTTCATTGCCGACGCGAAAGTGAGCGATGAAAAGACGTTTTCTTCGGCTGGCGTTGTGGATTCTAATGCGAAGGAAAGGAGAGTTTCGTTTGAGAATTATCTCGGCGAGTTGAGTTGTGATAGCGAG AAGGTTGCGGGCGGATCAGAAGTAAAAGCCAAGCCAGTCCCACTTCGTTCTTCATCGAAGAGGAGTAGAGCTGCTGAAGTCCATAATTTATCAGAAAAG AGGAGGAGGAGTAAGAttaatgagaaaatgaaagcCTTACAGAACCTAATTCCAAATTCTAATAAG ACTGATAAGGCTTCAATGCTGGATGAAGCGATCGATTATTTGAAGCAGCTTCAGCTTCAG ATGCTATCGATGAGAAACGGATTGAGTTTGCACACGATGTGCTTACCAGGAGTACAGCAGCCTGCACAGTTGCCTCGGACGGGAATCAGCTTTGGTGAAGGAAATGGATATCTGAATTCAAGCAGTGGAATGGGAACATTTCCTGGGAATGAAGAAAGCTGGAGGCAACCTGTTTACAATCTTGGCAACCGATGCACCCTCCCCAGTCAGCCATATGTTATATCTTCAGGGACAAACGCCACCACTTTAGAAACCTCATTAGGTTTTGAAGAATCATCCCAGGCACACTGTGAAACACTAAATCTTTCATATTCCAAG gaaattgatgatgatggaaCACTACAGCTAGAATCAGATACCAGTGAGATTGAAAAGATCTCTGCATCAAACATGTCTTAA
- the LOC121241822 gene encoding transcription factor SPATULA-like isoform X3 produces the protein MRTTNVAPGYSSSFPLADMYEAAPSSVTGGAPVSEEMYVSTFLDQFLHHSSFSSSKTKYGHLHHLPILPQPPEATSASGVFFSGENCRGCIRSANRDESESESRVRDRNSGAAVDSSYGVNISNPGGYFIADAKVSDEKTFSSAGVVDSNAKERRVSFENYLGELSCDSEVAGGSEVKAKPVPLRSSSKRSRAAEVHNLSEKRRRSKINEKMKALQNLIPNSNKTDKASMLDEAIDYLKQLQLQVQMLSMRNGLSLHTMCLPGVQQPAQLPRTGISFGEGNGYLNSSSGMGTFPGNEESWRQPVYNLGNRCTLPSQPYVISSGTNATTLETSLGFEESSQAHCETLNLSYSKEIDDDGTLQLESDTSEIEKISASNMS, from the exons ATGCGGACAACAAACGTAGCCCCCGGttattcttcttcctttcccCTGGCTGATATGTACGAAGCAGCCCCATCTTCGGTCACGGGTGGCGCACCGGTGTCCGAAGAAATGTACGTGTCTACCTTTCTCGACCAGTTCTTGCACCACAGCTCGTTCTCTTCTTCGAAGACCAAGTACGGGCATTTACACCATTTACCGATACTACCACAACCACCGGAGGCGACGTCGGCCTCCGGAGTATTTTTCTCCGGGGAGAATTGTCGGGGGTGCATCCGATCGGCTAACCGGGACGAGTCGGAGTCGGAGAGCCGAGTCCGAGACCGAAACTCGGGTGCCGCTGTTGATTCTTCGTACGGCGTCAATATCTCCAATCCCGGCGGTTATTTCATTGCCGACGCGAAAGTGAGCGATGAAAAGACGTTTTCTTCGGCTGGCGTTGTGGATTCTAATGCGAAGGAAAGGAGAGTTTCGTTTGAGAATTATCTCGGCGAGTTGAGTTGTGATAGCGAG GTTGCGGGCGGATCAGAAGTAAAAGCCAAGCCAGTCCCACTTCGTTCTTCATCGAAGAGGAGTAGAGCTGCTGAAGTCCATAATTTATCAGAAAAG AGGAGGAGGAGTAAGAttaatgagaaaatgaaagcCTTACAGAACCTAATTCCAAATTCTAATAAG ACTGATAAGGCTTCAATGCTGGATGAAGCGATCGATTATTTGAAGCAGCTTCAGCTTCAGGTACAG ATGCTATCGATGAGAAACGGATTGAGTTTGCACACGATGTGCTTACCAGGAGTACAGCAGCCTGCACAGTTGCCTCGGACGGGAATCAGCTTTGGTGAAGGAAATGGATATCTGAATTCAAGCAGTGGAATGGGAACATTTCCTGGGAATGAAGAAAGCTGGAGGCAACCTGTTTACAATCTTGGCAACCGATGCACCCTCCCCAGTCAGCCATATGTTATATCTTCAGGGACAAACGCCACCACTTTAGAAACCTCATTAGGTTTTGAAGAATCATCCCAGGCACACTGTGAAACACTAAATCTTTCATATTCCAAG gaaattgatgatgatggaaCACTACAGCTAGAATCAGATACCAGTGAGATTGAAAAGATCTCTGCATCAAACATGTCTTAA
- the LOC121241822 gene encoding transcription factor SPATULA-like isoform X2, producing MRTTNVAPGYSSSFPLADMYEAAPSSVTGGAPVSEEMYVSTFLDQFLHHSSFSSSKTKYGHLHHLPILPQPPEATSASGVFFSGENCRGCIRSANRDESESESRVRDRNSGAAVDSSYGVNISNPGGYFIADAKVSDEKTFSSAGVVDSNAKERRVSFENYLGELSCDSEKVAGGSEVKAKPVPLRSSSKRSRAAEVHNLSEKRRRSKINEKMKALQNLIPNSNKTDKASMLDEAIDYLKQLQLQVQMLSMRNGLSLHTMCLPGVQQPAQLPRTGISFGEGNGYLNSSSGMGTFPGNEESWRQPVYNLGNRCTLPSQPYVISSGTNATTLETSLGFEESSQAHCETLNLSYSKEIDDDGTLQLESDTSEIEKISASNMS from the exons ATGCGGACAACAAACGTAGCCCCCGGttattcttcttcctttcccCTGGCTGATATGTACGAAGCAGCCCCATCTTCGGTCACGGGTGGCGCACCGGTGTCCGAAGAAATGTACGTGTCTACCTTTCTCGACCAGTTCTTGCACCACAGCTCGTTCTCTTCTTCGAAGACCAAGTACGGGCATTTACACCATTTACCGATACTACCACAACCACCGGAGGCGACGTCGGCCTCCGGAGTATTTTTCTCCGGGGAGAATTGTCGGGGGTGCATCCGATCGGCTAACCGGGACGAGTCGGAGTCGGAGAGCCGAGTCCGAGACCGAAACTCGGGTGCCGCTGTTGATTCTTCGTACGGCGTCAATATCTCCAATCCCGGCGGTTATTTCATTGCCGACGCGAAAGTGAGCGATGAAAAGACGTTTTCTTCGGCTGGCGTTGTGGATTCTAATGCGAAGGAAAGGAGAGTTTCGTTTGAGAATTATCTCGGCGAGTTGAGTTGTGATAGCGAG AAGGTTGCGGGCGGATCAGAAGTAAAAGCCAAGCCAGTCCCACTTCGTTCTTCATCGAAGAGGAGTAGAGCTGCTGAAGTCCATAATTTATCAGAAAAG AGGAGGAGGAGTAAGAttaatgagaaaatgaaagcCTTACAGAACCTAATTCCAAATTCTAATAAG ACTGATAAGGCTTCAATGCTGGATGAAGCGATCGATTATTTGAAGCAGCTTCAGCTTCAGGTACAG ATGCTATCGATGAGAAACGGATTGAGTTTGCACACGATGTGCTTACCAGGAGTACAGCAGCCTGCACAGTTGCCTCGGACGGGAATCAGCTTTGGTGAAGGAAATGGATATCTGAATTCAAGCAGTGGAATGGGAACATTTCCTGGGAATGAAGAAAGCTGGAGGCAACCTGTTTACAATCTTGGCAACCGATGCACCCTCCCCAGTCAGCCATATGTTATATCTTCAGGGACAAACGCCACCACTTTAGAAACCTCATTAGGTTTTGAAGAATCATCCCAGGCACACTGTGAAACACTAAATCTTTCATATTCCAAG gaaattgatgatgatggaaCACTACAGCTAGAATCAGATACCAGTGAGATTGAAAAGATCTCTGCATCAAACATGTCTTAA
- the LOC121241822 gene encoding transcription factor SPATULA-like isoform X1 — protein sequence MRTTNVAPGYSSSFPLADMYEAAPSSVTGGAPVSEEMYVSTFLDQFLHHSSFSSSKTKYGHLHHLPILPQPPEATSASGVFFSGENCRGCIRSANRDESESESRVRDRNSGAAVDSSYGVNISNPGGYFIADAKVSDEKTFSSAGVVDSNAKERRVSFENYLGELSCDSEVAGGSEVKAKPVPLRSSSKRSRAAEVHNLSEKVGPQSYILFVRRNALIYNLPCGTMISVFVLISLIGRQRRRSKINEKMKALQNLIPNSNKTDKASMLDEAIDYLKQLQLQVQMLSMRNGLSLHTMCLPGVQQPAQLPRTGISFGEGNGYLNSSSGMGTFPGNEESWRQPVYNLGNRCTLPSQPYVISSGTNATTLETSLGFEESSQAHCETLNLSYSKEIDDDGTLQLESDTSEIEKISASNMS from the exons ATGCGGACAACAAACGTAGCCCCCGGttattcttcttcctttcccCTGGCTGATATGTACGAAGCAGCCCCATCTTCGGTCACGGGTGGCGCACCGGTGTCCGAAGAAATGTACGTGTCTACCTTTCTCGACCAGTTCTTGCACCACAGCTCGTTCTCTTCTTCGAAGACCAAGTACGGGCATTTACACCATTTACCGATACTACCACAACCACCGGAGGCGACGTCGGCCTCCGGAGTATTTTTCTCCGGGGAGAATTGTCGGGGGTGCATCCGATCGGCTAACCGGGACGAGTCGGAGTCGGAGAGCCGAGTCCGAGACCGAAACTCGGGTGCCGCTGTTGATTCTTCGTACGGCGTCAATATCTCCAATCCCGGCGGTTATTTCATTGCCGACGCGAAAGTGAGCGATGAAAAGACGTTTTCTTCGGCTGGCGTTGTGGATTCTAATGCGAAGGAAAGGAGAGTTTCGTTTGAGAATTATCTCGGCGAGTTGAGTTGTGATAGCGAG GTTGCGGGCGGATCAGAAGTAAAAGCCAAGCCAGTCCCACTTCGTTCTTCATCGAAGAGGAGTAGAGCTGCTGAAGTCCATAATTTATCAGAAAAGGTTGGCCCACAATCTTACATTCTTTTTGTGCGTAGAAATGCGTTAATTTACAATCTTCCATGCGGAACTATGATTTCTGTGTTTGTGTTAATTTCATTGATTGGTCGGCAGAGGAGGAGGAGTAAGAttaatgagaaaatgaaagcCTTACAGAACCTAATTCCAAATTCTAATAAG ACTGATAAGGCTTCAATGCTGGATGAAGCGATCGATTATTTGAAGCAGCTTCAGCTTCAGGTACAG ATGCTATCGATGAGAAACGGATTGAGTTTGCACACGATGTGCTTACCAGGAGTACAGCAGCCTGCACAGTTGCCTCGGACGGGAATCAGCTTTGGTGAAGGAAATGGATATCTGAATTCAAGCAGTGGAATGGGAACATTTCCTGGGAATGAAGAAAGCTGGAGGCAACCTGTTTACAATCTTGGCAACCGATGCACCCTCCCCAGTCAGCCATATGTTATATCTTCAGGGACAAACGCCACCACTTTAGAAACCTCATTAGGTTTTGAAGAATCATCCCAGGCACACTGTGAAACACTAAATCTTTCATATTCCAAG gaaattgatgatgatggaaCACTACAGCTAGAATCAGATACCAGTGAGATTGAAAAGATCTCTGCATCAAACATGTCTTAA